A genomic stretch from Rhodobacterales bacterium HKCCA1288 includes:
- the secE gene encoding preprotein translocase subunit SecE, protein MANPIQFVQQTRAEIAKIVWPTRRELVTTTAMVFAMAVLAALFFFMVDWLIRQGLELLLTAVG, encoded by the coding sequence ATGGCCAACCCGATCCAATTTGTTCAACAAACCCGCGCCGAGATTGCCAAGATCGTTTGGCCGACCCGCCGCGAGCTTGTGACCACCACCGCGATGGTATTCGCGATGGCGGTTTTGGCGGCGTTGTTCTTTTTCATGGTCGATTGGCTGATCCGCCAAGGTTTGGAATTGCTGCTGACGGCGGTAGGCTAA
- the rplK gene encoding 50S ribosomal protein L11, with protein sequence MAKKLAGTMKLQIPAGQANPSPPVGPALGQRGINIMEFCKAFNAKTADMEQGAPCPTVITYYQDKSFAMEIKTPPASYYLKKAAGLKSVGKRNRPRGAENPGRETIATVTVAQVREIAEAKMKDLSANDVEAAMKIILGSAKSMGIEVKG encoded by the coding sequence ATGGCCAAGAAACTTGCTGGAACGATGAAGCTGCAGATCCCTGCAGGTCAAGCTAACCCATCCCCACCTGTTGGCCCTGCATTGGGTCAGCGCGGGATTAACATCATGGAATTCTGCAAGGCGTTCAACGCCAAGACCGCAGATATGGAGCAAGGCGCCCCTTGCCCCACCGTGATCACCTATTACCAAGACAAATCTTTTGCGATGGAAATTAAGACGCCGCCTGCGTCTTATTACCTGAAAAAGGCCGCAGGTTTGAAATCTGTTGGCAAGCGCAACCGCCCACGCGGTGCCGAAAATCCTGGTCGTGAGACCATCGCAACTGTGACTGTTGCTCAGGTTCGTGAAATCGCTGAAGCCAAGATGAAAGACCTCAGCGCGAACGATGTTGAAGCGGCAATGAAAATCATCCTCGGCTCTGCAAAGTCGATGGGTATTGAGGTGAAAGGGTAA
- the nusG gene encoding transcription termination/antitermination protein NusG: MAKRWYSVSVLSNFEKRIAEQIRNAVAEKGLEDEIEEVLVPEEEVIEIRRGKKVTVPRRFMPGYVLVRMELTDRAYHAVSSIPRVTGFLGPQGRPMPMRDDEVNAILNRVEEGEASPRSTITFDVGEKVKVNDGPFEDFDGMVEEVDDENQRLKVTVSIFGRATPVELEFTQVSKTA; the protein is encoded by the coding sequence ATGGCGAAACGGTGGTATTCGGTGAGCGTGCTGTCAAATTTTGAGAAGCGCATCGCCGAGCAGATCAGAAACGCCGTGGCCGAAAAGGGCCTCGAGGATGAGATCGAAGAAGTTCTCGTTCCTGAAGAGGAAGTGATCGAGATTCGCCGTGGCAAGAAAGTCACCGTCCCGCGCCGCTTTATGCCTGGTTATGTTCTGGTGCGCATGGAATTGACCGACCGCGCCTATCATGCTGTGTCTTCGATCCCGCGCGTCACAGGGTTCCTTGGGCCGCAGGGCCGCCCCATGCCGATGCGCGATGATGAAGTGAACGCGATCCTGAACCGTGTCGAAGAGGGCGAGGCCAGCCCCCGCTCAACCATCACCTTTGATGTTGGTGAAAAGGTTAAGGTTAATGACGGGCCGTTTGAAGATTTCGATGGCATGGTCGAAGAAGTTGATGATGAGAACCAGCGCCTCAAGGTGACGGTCTCGATTTTCGGGCGCGCAACGCCCGTGGAATTGGAATTCACGCAGGTGTCGAAAACCGCCTGA
- the rplA gene encoding 50S ribosomal protein L1: MGKIGKRVTAARAAFAGKEDITIEEAVELIKANASAKFDESVDISMNLGVDPRHADQMVRGTVTLPNGTGKSVRVAVFARGPKADEAKAAGADIVGAEDLMEIVQGGKIEFDRCIATPDMMPIVGRLGKVLGPRNLMPNPKIGTVTMDVKEAVEAAKGGQVQFKVEKAGIVHCAVGKASFDAAKLAENIRAFVDAVSKSKPAGAKGTYLKRITLSSTMGPGVSVSVESATNA; encoded by the coding sequence ATGGGCAAGATTGGTAAGCGCGTAACGGCAGCCCGTGCCGCCTTCGCAGGAAAAGAAGACATCACAATCGAAGAAGCCGTTGAGCTGATCAAAGCGAATGCTTCGGCAAAATTCGATGAATCGGTTGATATTTCAATGAACTTGGGCGTTGACCCTCGTCACGCTGACCAAATGGTGCGCGGCACAGTGACCTTGCCAAATGGCACAGGCAAATCTGTGCGCGTTGCGGTTTTCGCACGCGGCCCTAAGGCAGATGAAGCCAAGGCTGCGGGCGCGGATATCGTTGGCGCGGAAGACCTGATGGAAATCGTTCAGGGCGGCAAGATCGAGTTTGATCGCTGCATCGCAACCCCTGACATGATGCCAATCGTGGGCCGTTTGGGTAAGGTTCTTGGGCCTCGTAACCTGATGCCAAACCCAAAAATCGGCACTGTGACCATGGACGTTAAAGAGGCCGTAGAAGCGGCCAAAGGCGGTCAGGTTCAGTTCAAGGTCGAGAAGGCGGGCATCGTTCATTGTGCGGTTGGCAAAGCCAGCTTTGACGCAGCGAAACTGGCGGAAAATATCCGCGCCTTTGTTGACGCTGTATCGAAGTCCAAGCCAGCAGGCGCAAAAGGCACTTATTTGAAGCGTATCACGCTCAGCTCCACCATGGGGCCTGGTGTGTCGGTTAGCGTTGAAAGCGCGACCAACGCGTAA
- a CDS encoding DUF374 domain-containing protein, with protein sequence MTKTATTLRKRIANSAFANRAVAAVFGAWARLVRITSRREEEGWTQVETALATHGAVIIVCWHQRLMMTPFMFDLSKYRCRSLTSDARAGRLVGHIHRHFGYESVPMPRGILGAAEMRLILKGLREGISIGVSPDGPRGPARVAKSTPIQWARSAQVPVVSFTFSAKHYLIWPTWDRLIFPLPFTKLHLRWRVWEETVPPKLSEAETAALAERLQSFMDAEALAADHKVGHNTAQL encoded by the coding sequence ATGACCAAGACCGCAACAACCCTACGCAAAAGGATCGCAAATTCCGCCTTTGCAAATCGCGCGGTTGCAGCGGTTTTTGGGGCATGGGCGCGGTTGGTGCGCATAACCTCGCGCCGCGAGGAAGAGGGTTGGACACAGGTTGAGACGGCATTGGCCACCCACGGCGCTGTGATCATCGTTTGTTGGCATCAACGGCTGATGATGACGCCCTTTATGTTTGATCTTTCTAAATATCGCTGTCGCAGCCTGACGTCTGATGCACGGGCGGGGCGGTTGGTGGGCCATATCCACCGCCATTTCGGCTATGAAAGCGTGCCAATGCCGCGCGGTATCCTTGGGGCCGCCGAAATGCGCCTCATCCTAAAAGGGTTGCGCGAGGGTATCTCGATTGGTGTCTCGCCAGATGGGCCACGCGGGCCTGCGCGGGTCGCAAAATCAACCCCAATCCAATGGGCGCGCTCCGCCCAAGTGCCCGTGGTCAGTTTTACGTTTTCAGCCAAACATTATCTCATATGGCCAACATGGGATCGGCTGATCTTCCCGCTGCCCTTTACCAAACTGCATCTGCGTTGGCGGGTTTGGGAGGAGACTGTGCCCCCGAAGCTCTCGGAGGCCGAGACCGCCGCACTGGCCGAAAGACTGCAATCCTTCATGGATGCAGAGGCGCTCGCAGCAGATCACAAAGTAGGTCACAATACCGCACAGCTTTAA